The window gttttttaatttttaatttttttttaagtttttttattttttaggtttttaaaattttttagggttttttacatttttcaaatttttattgtttttttaacatttttttattattttttacgtttttttctattttttgtattttttttaatgctttttctatttttctttttttttttatgcttttttttgtatttttttttaaaaatttaaatgttttttctatttttaaattttttaaaagttttttttaccattttttattttttaatgattttttatttttttaaaaaatttacgttttttatattttccattttttttctttacattttactTTGTTTTCGCATTTTCCTTTTATccgagggtatttttggtaaaaaaaaattcgataacaccggaatcaagaaaaacctcagttttccgaggtttcccgattcctggttgcatgccccttttgctgacgtgtcgggaatggagcattactcgggaatcatcgattacctaaaccaaacagggtttttgttgataaccttggatggataaccaagattatcaaggataacccccaaccaaacgcacccttaatgATTCAAGAAGAGTAATGTGGAATACTCCtgagagatcacctatgtgaggaAGAAGTGGGGTCACtacgaagagaattggaggcacaattttTAGAGATTCTCACAGAACTAGGCGTGTTCAtagccaagaacgaacacactaatgagaactgagttgtatcaaggaaagtcttgggtgagatatgtTAATGTTTACATAGACGGCAGAGCAGTTCAAGGACATCACGCCTATTGTCAGCTAGTAAGCAAACATATCTTCACAAAGGAAGGTTCAAAGGGACTATATTTGACTTAACTATTGAATGCTATCATATATCtcattttccattcatgtggggggaaTTGTTGGAattgtgaatggaataaagaggtagAAACGAAGAGATTCTATTGTGTATGAGTTTAGTCTCATATTAGAAGTttcttggctttattgttggtttaaattatgacacatgcattaatattgtaaatatatgcatggggagagactctctcacgcgtgagtgtGTAGGgtaggtgcaaatccagggcctagATTGTACCTGCACATGTCGAATGTCAAATCAGTtgaggcaaaatttgcccaaaagAATGAATCAACATTTGTAGCGTCTCAGTATTAATagtgacattaaactcattaataatgatttgTCTCGACATTAATGCGACATTAAACTCAACATTAAATAaccataatttgatcatttattacAGTCAAGGTGagaactcctatataaggaggctgtatCTTGAGCAAAGAGTAGAGCGGAATATAAGCAAAAGAGAAAGCGAGAGGAAGAGCAGAGAGCGAACCTCTGTCCACCCGTGTTCTCCTACAAACTACTTATGATAacactcaggtgcattctcagttcgccacgaacaaTCAGTACTTGGTTGTATTCATAGTTTTGCCGTTGTATTCTAGAAAACAGGCGATCCAAAAGAATCTCGAAGTAGAGGTGGAgagaatctgtttcaaggaaattgcaCAGGCCTCGTATCTTACTCGATGAATTCTCTTTCTGACTCGACGATTAACTCCTGATTCTACTACACATCATATCAACTCCACGATTCGGACTATCGGAAATTTAGTAGAACTAGTCCCgttgataatctaaaattactAAGATCATCTCGAccgataaattaaatttaatttaattaattctccGATATCTCGACAACGCTATATTTTGTCATGTGAGGGGGCAGGAGCATGGCCTTCCGCGGCCACCGTCAGATCATGGCCGTCCATCACTCGTACGTGTCAGTTGAAAATTACATCATTCATCAAGGCAGCGGAGCGCACGTTTGCTTTTTCTCCCAACAGCGACGTCTACATCTGTGGGGTCAGCGATGACCGCTGGTAGGCGGTGAGCGACCGAGGAGCAACTTGCCAGACCCGTGGCCGCGGCTCTCAATTAAGGGAGGTCAGCAAGGGCAAGCGCCTTCGTCGTGCTTCCCACACGATTGGGATTTCCTTTCGCCTCTCTTCTTCTTCGCGCTAAGCTCCTTCTCGTCTTGCTAGGTACTCTCTTCCTTTGTTTGCTCGATTTCTCATCTAAAGATTGGTTTTCTTTCTCATTAGATGTAAGAAGCTAATTCTCTATTTCATGGTATGATTTCTTTGTTTGCTCCTTCTTCTAAGGCGGAAGCTGGATCCGCCTTTTTATGTGCACTTTTTTGGTTGCTCGCCTTAATTATGATTTCATTTGATGGTGTTGGATTTTCGCCATGAAATAAGCAAATTTTTAAGGGCTGTGAATTTTAGGGGCGACGTACGTATTTCGATCAGGAAAAATTACTTCTTTTGTTTCAACTGATAGCATCTTACTACATGCAATGGATTAATTAACTGATTCTCGCGTCTATTTGTAATGAAAAGTTGCTCGATCATATTCAATTTTGTATCTCCGGTTTCCTTTTCATTCCCGTCGACTAAGGTGATTATTTTGAGCTTAAAAATACGGTAGATGTCTCTTGGGCATCTGAAATCTTTTCCTTGTTTTTGCTTGAAGATACATTTCATTTTGTAGAACATGATCTGAGATAGTTGCTTTGAATTCATGTAACATGATCATCTTTCTTTGTTGTAAGTTTTGTGTCTGCTGCTTGGTGTTGCAATGGAGGCTGGCTTCAAGGGAAAACCTAGTGAATCGTCCTgtcctgatatttcttttgctaaccAGAATGTTCAGAGATGCCCATTCTTGAGAAATATCCATGAACCtactaacttctccttctcgccTATCAATTTTTCCATCCCTGTAAGTTTTGTTGAACGTCACATTAGCTCACATATCCATTAAGTTGTAATCATGACTTTATATGCTCTTGGTTTCATTAAGGCACGAGGAGGCCAGGGTCCAATCTTTGAAGATGGACCGAATTTTGAGATGGCATTCAGACTTTTCCACGGACGAAATGGAGTGGTTCCACTCTCAGGAAGGATATTTGTGCCCAGTGAGGAACCAGAGCCTGAGATATCATCTGAGTTTAATCCCTTAGCAGCAAAGGCAGCCACGATCAGCCTTTCAGCTTTTGGACCTGGAGGACCTTTTGGTTTTGATTTCTTCTCAAAAAAGTGGAAGAAACAGAATGGTAGATCATCCAATTCTCAGGTACTTTCATCGTCGTCTTGTAGCCTATAAAATGGAATTCAATCCTGAATATCCTGCAAATTTTGACTGCATTTACAACTGTTTGTTTACATGGATTGTGGAACATTGATAAGATTAACTTGCACAATTTGAGAATCATCATTATCCTTTGCACTGTCTTTTATCTGTCTTTGTGTAAATCTGAATCCAACTTTCATGTGCAGATTTTTCTATGAACGTATCTTAGATTAGTTATTTTTGCAGTCAACTATAGCCTTCACATGGTTCTGTGGAATCATGTAATTGCCTTTATTTCAGACTTGCATTGTGCTGCAATATGTCATGCCATAAGGTGTTGTGTCAATAGCATGTTTGAAAACAGGTTCTGTTGGAATTCAACTGCCTTTTATTTTAATCAGAGTTACACTGCTGCAATATGTCAGTAGCATATCTTTGAAAACAGGTTCTGTTGGAATACTACAACGGCCTTTCATTTCAATCGGAGCGGCACTATGTAACATGTCTTTGAATTATGTTTCAGAAAGGAGGTGATTCAGTACATGAATCATGGAGCAACGAGTGGCTGGAAACTGGACGATGCCCTATAGCAAAGTCATACAGAGCAGTTAGCGGAGTACTTCCCCTGGTTGCGGATGTTTTAACGTCTCCCCCAGGCATAAAACTAAGGTGTCCACCAGTTGTGGTAGCTGCCCGTGCAGTGCTTGCTCGAACTTCTTTTGTGAAGAATCTCCGACCACAACCTCTTCCAGCAAAGATG is drawn from Zingiber officinale cultivar Zhangliang chromosome 1B, Zo_v1.1, whole genome shotgun sequence and contains these coding sequences:
- the LOC121985162 gene encoding uncharacterized protein LOC121985162, which translates into the protein MEAGFKGKPSESSCPDISFANQNVQRCPFLRNIHEPTNFSFSPINFSIPARGGQGPIFEDGPNFEMAFRLFHGRNGVVPLSGRIFVPSEEPEPEISSEFNPLAAKAATISLSAFGPGGPFGFDFFSKKWKKQNGRSSNSQKGGDSVHESWSNEWLETGRCPIAKSYRAVSGVLPLVADVLTSPPGIKLRCPPVVVAARAVLARTSFVKNLRPQPLPAKMVAIALLGMAANVPLGVWREHTKKFSPQWAIAIHAAVPFIAMLRKSVLMPKAAMAITIAASILGQTIGSRAERIRLKAVAAAAANEGSHLILKTRAITYAQKIGQCGPEVAWDPLSLKAGSLDPPASSIC